The genomic stretch agaacaATCACCTTATTCTCAGGCTCTTTTTGTTCAGCTTCATTAGTAGGATTTTCCTTGTTTCCATCTGCAGCAACATCATCCTCACCTGAAGGTTTTTGCTTTTCATCACCAAAACTCTTAGCAGTTTCATTCACTTTAGCAGTGGCCCCAAGTAAaattgaagagagaaaagaaatacacaacaataaaatttcatggaaatagtataaaacaGAATGCATGTGCAGACTAGAGGTGGAAATCAAcatgtttttaacaaatatcTATTGTTATTGACACATAAAAGTCATTACAGCAGGTAAATTGTTTCTAACACTTAATCAAATACATGACAAACACGAAAGCGGTTGTTTGCATGTTAACTACAGCTTTGTACATTggatgcttctaagttttacaaaatattctgCCCATTTTTTTCGTAATGTTGTCATGATGTTGATGTCTAGCGGCGTGCCATCATTGAACCACTACACAATATAAAATACAAGTAATTAGTTACGTAGTGCTAAAAATTGAAGACAAAAAATGAAGACAAAATTTTCCAGCGTCCAATTAGTCTTCAACTGCCCGACGATTATGTTccacatccagtgcatgacataatagccaCACTCATAGGTTCCGCTTTGAACGTGACTCTACATTGAATGGAAAAAATCATTCAACGTTACAATTAACATGTTTTCCAAATGGAAATCAATTGTATCCAAAATCAAAATGTACGACTAACCTTCACTTCAATCCACCGCAGTGTACTGTGACCAAATTTCCCCTCACTCTTGGTTTCCAAAGTCTTAAATGCActgaaaataaacattaaaattgttAGCTAATGTGGGCAACACTACTACAGTACCGCGGGTTCTATAACCAAAATTCCACAACTTAAAATGAGTTACTTAACTTGTTAATTGCAGCTTTTATATGAACATCTACCCTTCCACGcaaagaacaaaaccagacgacagtattttttttaggaCACAAAACAATGAGCTGCCAATGTCCCCTACATTTGCATGTACAACAGTGATGTATCTATAACATAAACATGTTCTAACATATAACACAACATAGTCAACTTACTGATTCAAATAAGCGCCTAGATAGACATATCGGTTTGATTCCTTAAGCCATTTTTCAATGTATTCTTGACATTGTCCACGTTTATCATTTGCATTCAGTATAGCCTGcggctcaaggaatccatacaccgATCCTACACCATCTCTTTGACTCAATTGGTCCATATACCTATTTTCAACAATTGAAAAATTCAGTTAACATCATGTATGTAACGCAACAGACATACATTATTAGTCAATGACatcaaatatatttacatgGTCCACAATTGTAGTATAGCTATGTTCAAACACTGTACGCCTGATATTATTTCATTCACATCAGCACACGTTACGAACAATGATGCAGTTGCATTTGGAATTCCAGATTTAGTAACATCCCACACTAACTCTACAGGCTTCTCATAAATGTCAACTAGGCTCTTAATCAACTTGCGCAAAGGGTCATCTACAACAACATCGTTGACCGCTTCAACAACTTCAGTGTCTTTAGTTGGACTACTGCCCTCATGCTAAATATTTAAGGAAACCAACAATTAAAGTAATGTTAGGAAGTATGTTATGATATAGGTACGTATGTATAGAATTGGgaaacataaaaagtaaaatacctcaataaagatttttttaacaagTGGTGTTGGCCATGCAATGAATGTGTGAAGGACCTCCCTGACACACTTAAACTCTGATGTTGGGAATGGGACCTCAGTGTCACCGTCAATAACTTGCTCAACACTAACCCTTACGACATCGTCTGCATAAGCCACATTGTGTATGGTCGAGCCTCCATCATATGTTTTTCCCAAGGCCACCAACTCAATTGAATCTTGGCGTTGCACATACAACCCCATAGGGGGTTTGACAGGAGCAACATCATTAGGCAGACATGGGTTGAGAACACTCTCCGCATTGCTCCCTTTTGTGCTCACTCGTGCTCCTAACCCATGTATATCTGGCTGAATATGTGTTGGGATCAACGATCCCCTCTGCGACATCTCAAGTATGATTTGTTCCTTCAACTCATCTTTCAATACCtgtatttcattttttcacTGTTCCTGTAGGCCTCCAATTATTTCAGCCATTTGTACTTGGCTGATCGACCCTGATGAACAAATGGAGCCATGTGCTGCCCTTCCAAAGTATTGACTTATTGTGACCCCAAACCCCGCTGCCCGAACACAGCCTCCATGATCCGGTCGCTCAATGGCAGTGTTCTATATGTCTTCACGACCATGGGGGACAAAGGTACCCTGTCTCGTTTGTTCTTCCAATGAGGCCTACATCAAACACATTATAAATGTACAATTAACTTACAATCTGAACAACCAAgtcataaaattatcaaaaacaaacaattatttcaaatttcagtAAATTGTATTAGAAATGGAACAAGCAACTCACAATTTTATCAGATATTTCTTGTGCCGACTTTGATGTCATCTGTCCATATTGCTTAGTGCGTGCCAACACCCACTTGACATGTCTTTGAATGGGAGATGGGGGATCCCCAGAGTTTGGTGTATTCTCAGTTGTCATTGTGTCATGTTGTCTTTTGTTCATCTTCTCCTCCATCATCTTCTTTTCAAGCAAATCATACCCCCCACGAGAAAGTACATGGGGGCAGTCATTGTATTTTTGGATCTCTTGCATCTTCTTCCTGATTCCCTGTGATGTAGCAATTTATTTAATAACCATCAAAGATTAAGTTGGCTTTATATTCaccaatttatttttgaaacattGAATGATATTGACCTCTAACCTGCCAGTTAGGAGTTTTGCGGCTTGCAGCAAATTGCTCCCAAGTTTCTTTATCTACGTCATATTTGACCGGAGGATCATGTTCATGTTGACCTTCGGAGTTACCATACACAAATCTAGTCGTCAGGTTACatttaaattgcctccatctaCTGGCCACGGTGGACATGACCTTTTTCTTTGCATTTAATgcttctgggatatcaaattttgCCTACATTACAAAGGGTTTTGTAAATGTTTGAAAATTTGCATAGCATTCAATTTTAAGAGCAAATAAACCAACATGTACTCAATATTAAAATCACTTACCAAAATGTCATTCCATACTAGGTCCTTTAGCGTGTCTGGAACATCTTTCCAGCTATTATGTACAATGGGAATTTTCTCTCTGGCCACGACCCCAAGATAACTGTGGAATTTCTCTTTGAATGGACCCAATCCTCGGCCAGTTGCGGCATCCACGTAAACAATTGGTTTTGGCTGATCCAATGCTCGTTCAGTCAACCTCCGTAGCTGTGTTGATTTTCTAGTATTCCTAGACTTCGTTGGTGACTGAATATTTGACTGCAGAGGGGACGCTGGTGGGGTTGCCATGAACCtgtcaaagaaaaagaagtatgtTATAAACAACAACGTACTAATTTTATAAACTAACTTAAAAGGAAATATATCAACATTAATATCTACAAAACACAAAAGGCATAAGGTTATTACATGTCATTGATAAGAATTAGTTACGTAACAATGTTCTCCCAtagtccttcatcatgatcattacgatttgcGTGTACATCGTCAACGTAGTGTGAATCATTCATATTAGGCATAGCTATCGAAAAAGGTGGTGTCTCACAAATATCAAGCATCGTTGGATCATGTGCGTCATTTAAACCACTAGGTCTTCCCTGTAGAACCACTGAATATGTTGAATCGCAAGGGTCTTTGACATAAAATATTTGTCTTGCTTGTTGTGCCATAATGAAAGGTTCGTCCATGTAACCCACCTTGTTGAAGTCCACTAAGGTAAATCCCATTTCATCTTGCCGGACACCGGTACGGGCATTGATCCACTTACACTTAAACACAGGCACTCTAAAATCAGTATAGTCAAGCTCCCAGATTTGTTCAATGACTCCAAAGTAATGCATGGATGCGCGAATAGGATTGTTGTCTGATGCACTGCAAAAGTGATCTGAATCAGCATCAACAGTCACCCCACTATTTTGCATTGAGCTTTTCTCATCTTGGGATTTAGTAtagaatgaataattgttgatgTGATACCCTTGCCACGTCGGAACATTTAGATTTGGCCCAAGAGCTAACAATCGTAATGTTTTGGAAGTAGCCTCATCAGCAAATATTGTGTGTCTAAACCACTTCATGAAAGTTCTGTTGTGCTCTTGCAAAACCCTCATCATGTTGAATTTTGGGTTAAGTGTGGCGACTTCTTTTTTGTGGGCATCTATGTATGGAACTACCTCTGCTGtattattcaatatatatagatGTGCTTGTGAGATCTCGTGGCGAGTCATTGTCACAACATTGTAGCCTCGTGTACCCTTGCCAACTGGTGTCGTCACATGATGAGGTTCAGGTACCCCGACAGATTTAGCAGCTTCAATGTACTGCGAGCAATACTCAATACATTCTTCAACAACATACCTTTCAACAATCGAAGCTTCTGGTCGGTGttgattcttggtatacccCTTTAACACCTTCATGTACCGTTCAATTGGATACATCCACCGTAAAAATGCAGGACCACACAACCGGATCTCCCTAactagatgaacaattaagtgaaccattatgtcaaaaaatgatggaggAAAGTACATCTCTATCTGACAAAGGACAATGGCAGCCTCATTCCCCAATTCATCCAATCTTGCAgggtcaatgactttgctacatatagcattaAAAACAAAGCATAGACGAGTTATGGCAACCCGAACTTTGTTAGGCAAGATTACCCGAATTGCTACAGGCAGTAGTTGTTGCATTTATACATGGCAATCATGAGATTTCAAGCCAACCAATTTAAGATCTTTAATGGATACAAGGTTgttgatatttgaagagtatccttcaGGGACTTTGACATTCCGCAAACAATGACAAAAactccttttttcctttgttgaCATTGTGTGACATGCTGGGGTAGATACGTTCGCGAACCTTTTGCTATTGGATGTAACTGCTCCCGTATACCCATGTCAACCAAGTCTTGACGACActtcaaaccatcctttgtcttgcctttaatgttaagaagggtgCCAATTAAACTATCATAGAcattttctccacatgcatgacgtctatacaatgtctaacatcaagATCAGACATTTTTCTCCCGTATACTCAGTCTAGATGTTTGTCTCACTATTGGTTTTCTTTTGTGTCTTCCCAAAGATAGTTATGATGTCGTTCACACAATCATGTACTTCTTTACCATTTAACGGTTTTGGCGCACTTTCATTTTCTTGAGATCCATTGAAAGCTTTCTTTAATCGTCGATATGGACGGAACTGGTTCAGAAATCTTCGATGCCTTGTGtatattgttttctttctatGTTTTAGTTGGACGAAACTTGTATTTTTCTCACAAATAGGACATGCGTGATGGCCTTTCACACTGTAACCACTTAAAtttccatatgctggaaagtcatttaTGGTACATAAAACCATTGCACGCAACCTAAAGGTCTCCTGCAAATTCTCATCCCAAACATCTACCCCGTGTTCCCACATTGTCCGTAGGTCTTCAATCAATGGAGTTAGATACACGTTAATATCATTACCGGGCTGTCTTGGTCCTGCTATCATCATGCAAAGCATTATGTACTTCCgtttcatgcacaaccaaggaggaaggTTATAAATCATCAGCAAAACAGGCCATGAACTATGACTGGTGCTTAAGTTACCAAAAGGGTTCATTCCATCGAAGGCAAGACCAAGCCTTAGATTTCTGGTCTCATTCCCAAAATCAGGATACAAAGCATCGAATGCCTTCCATTGCAGACTATCAACCGGATGTCGGAGCAATCCATCAATTTTTCTGCCTTCAACATGCCACATCAACTGTTTTGCATCATATCTATTAGCAAACAATCGCctaaaccttggtattattggaagataccaacaaACCTTTGTTGGATGACTGTTCTCTGCGGTTGCAACATCACTCTCTTCATGGTTGTTGACCTTGTAGCGGGATACACCACATGTTGGGCATGTGCGCATTTTTGCATACTCATTTCtatacaatatgcaatcatttgGGCATGCATGGATTTTCTGGTACTCCATTCCCACTGGACATAAGATCTTCTTCGCCTCGTATTGACTCTTTGGCAACGTGTTATCTTCAGGAAGCAACTTTTTCAATAACACTAGCAATTCAGTAAAGCTCTTGTCACTCCAGCCAAATCGTGCCTTCAAGTTGACCAAAGCTAAGACTGCAGACAACCTTGTGAATGTTGTGCACCCAGAATACACAGGAGTCTTTGAATCATTCTCTATTTTGTCATACAAAGGAGCATGTGCTTGCCGAAAACCATCCTGCCCAAGGTCGCGAATCATTTCTTCTATACGACAACCCATATCTACATCGATTGCCTCAGTGTGAGACAATGTTGGATTGTCTGGCAAttccccatgccatatccaGTTTGTGTAATTTGGAATCATCCCGTGACATATTAGATGTGATCTTATTTCACTTAGTGTCTGGTGTCTACCATTTGCACATTTTACAcatggacaaaaatattttccgcGCAAGGAAGGGCATGCATTTCAGTAAATTGGAGAAAACTGTTCCACCCCAGGCCCATACTCAGCAGTGATGCGTGATGCTCTCATCTAACTTCGATCCATGTTGTCCGTTTGCTGCACAATCTTATGAAGTTATGTAACATGCATGCGACATCTCACTTTTCTAAGTAAAgttgtggccctatcccattcaggaagtaattttttttatagtagattgaATACTACAAGTTAATtgtc from Glycine soja cultivar W05 unplaced genomic scaffold, ASM419377v2 tig00106121_1_pilon, whole genome shotgun sequence encodes the following:
- the LOC114404739 gene encoding uncharacterized protein LOC114404739 yields the protein MIPNYTNWIWHGELPDNPTLSHTEAIDVDMGCRIEEMIRDLGQDGFRQAHAPLYDKIENDSKTPVYSGCTTFTRLSAVLALVNLKARFGWSDKSFTELLVLLKKLLPEDNTLPKSQYEAKKILCPVGMEYQKIHACPNDCILYRNEYAKMRTCPTCGVSRYKVNNHEESDVATAENSHPTKVCWYLPIIPRFRRLFANRYDAKQLMWHVEGRKIDGLLRHPVDSLQWKAFDALYPDFGNETRNLRLGLAFDGMNPFGNLSTSHSSWPVLLMIYNLPPWLCMKRKYIMLCMMIAGPRQPGNDINVYLTPLIEDLRTMWEHGVDVWDENLQETFRLRAMVLCTINDFPAYGNLSGYSVKGHHACPICEKNTSFVQLKHRKKTIYTRHRRFLNQFRPYRRLKKAFNGSQENESAPKPLNGKEVHDCVNDIITIFGKTQKKTNSETNI